The Sphingosinicellaceae bacterium genome includes the window AGGGCGCGCGCGGCGCGTTCGCCCTCGACGTCGCCTTCGAGGTGCCGGCGGACGGGGTGACGGCGTTGGTCGGGCGCTCGGGGTCGGGCAAGACCAGCGTGCTCCGCGCCGTCGCCGGGCTCGACCGCCACCGCGGCACGGTCTCGTTCAATGGCGCGGTCTGGCAGGATGCCCGCAGCTTCGTGCCGCCCGAGCGCCGGCACGTCGGCTTCGTGCCGCAGGGCATCGGCCTGCTGCCGCACCTCAGCGTCGCCGCGAACCTCGCCTACGCCGCGAAGCGCGCCCCTGCCGGGCCGTTCGGGCGCGCCGACGTCGTCGCCCGCACCGGCATCGGCGCACTGCTTAACCGGCGCCCGATCACCTTGTCAGGAGGCGAGGCCCAGCGCGCCTCGCTCGCCCGCGCGCTGCTCGGGCAGCCGCGCCTCCTCCTGCTCGACGAGCCGCTGAGCGGGGTCGACACCGAGGGCCGCGCCGAACTGCTGGCGGCGCTCGAAATGCTGCTGCGCGGGCTCGGGGTGCCGGTGGTGATGGTCACACACGACCTCGCCGAGGCCGAGCGGCTGGCCGACCGCACGGTCCAGATGAGCCTAGGGCGCGTCGTCGCCTGAGGCGAAGCGACCGTAACGGGAACGTATCGTCGCCCCAGCCGTCCTGTTCCTGCGGCAATACCGGCCGCCGCCACAGGAGACCCCTCGTCGCCACGCCCAGTCCAGGCCGCCGCTCGTCCTCGCTGCCGCTTGCCGCGCGGATCGCCGCAATCGTCGTGGCGATGCTGGTCGTCCTGGCCGTCGTCGTGGCGGCGTTCCCGCTCGGCATCCTGCGTGGGCCGCTCGCACGGGCGCTGTCGGCGTCGCTGGGGCGTCCGGTTGTCATCGGCGGCCTGGAGCGCGTCGACAGCTTTTCGTTCGAGCCGGTGGTGCGCCTGACCGGGGTTCGTGTCGCGCAGCCGGACTGGGCCGGGCGGGGCGACATGGCAGTCGTCGACAGCGTGCGGCTGCGCTTCGCGGCGCTCTCGCTGCTGCGCGGCAAGCTGGTGCCGATCGACCTCGACATCGACGGGCTGAAGCTCGAACTCGTCCGCGACGGCAATGGTCGCACCAACTGGGAGGGCGACGAGAAGGCCGGCGATGACAGGGCCGCGTCGACGCCCCCGCAGCTCCGTCACCTCCGCATTGCCGGATCGAGCCTGCATCTCGCCGATGCAAAGCGCCACGTCGTGCTGAGCGCCAGCATCGCTGCCGATGCCGCGCACGGCGTTGTGATTACCGGCTCGGGCACCCTGCGCGGCCAGCCGGTGCAAATGCAGGTCGTCGCCGGCAAGCTCGACCAGATCGACCCCGCCGCGCCCTACCCGTTCCGCGTCGCGCTCCAGTCCGACCTGGTGCGGCTCGACGGCAGCGGCACCATGGACCATGTCCTCGACACCGGGCACTTCACGGCCACGGTGAGGTCGAGCGGCAAGGACCTCAAATACCTCGACGACGTCATCCAGGCCGGGGTTCCCGCGACCCAGGACTACGCCCTCGTCGCCCGTGTGCGCCACGAGAACCCCGACTGGATCGTCACCGGCCTTGGCGGCACCATCGGCCAGTCCGACCTCGCGGGCTCGCTGACGGTGCGCAAGCGCGACGGGCGCAGCGTCCTCGACGGGCGCATCGCCTCCAACCGGTTCAATTTCGACGACCTGTCGTCCGACGAGCAACAGGCCCGCGCGGCAGCCGAGGAAAAGCGCACCGGCAAGCGCATCCTGCCCAACACCGCGATCCATTTCGAGAAGCTGGCGCGCACCGACGGTGTCATCCACTTCGACGCCAGGAAGCTCGTCATGAAGGGCAAGAGCCCGTTCGTCGGGCTGCACGCGACGCTGACGATGGACCACCGGCTGCTGACCGTGAAGCCGGTGGAGGCGACCCTGGTCCACGGCACGCTGGGCGGGGTGCTGGTCGTCGACCACCGCAGCGGCGACCCCAAGTTGACGGTGACGCTCGATCTCAACGGCGGCCGGATCGAGGACATCTTCACCGAGGCGAAGTACGCCACCGCGCCGCTCGACGGGCGCATCCGGCTGCACGGCACCGGGCGCAGCGTCCGCGAGGCGCTGGGCCGCGGCGACGGCACGATCGGGCTGGTGTCGCGCGGCGGCGCGATGCGGCTCAGCGTCGCGACGCTCGGCGCCGGCGATGTCGTCCGTGGCGCGCGCATCGCGCTGTCGAAGGATCGCGACGCCATGACCCCGATCCGCTGCGTCATCGGGCGCTTCACGGCGCGCGGCGGGCAGGTCACGGCGGGCGACCTCGTTCTCGACACGGAGGTCATGCGCGCCGGCGGCAGCGGCACCGTCGACCTCGGCACCGAGGGCATCGCGCTGACCCTCGCCGGCCGCTCCAAGAACCCCGACATCATCCAGTCGACGGTGCCGATCCACGTCGGCGGGACGCTGGCGCTGCCGACCTTCGACGTCGTGCCCGTCGACCGCTCGCCGCCGAAGAAAAGCCTGCTCGGCCGCATCGGCGAGGTCATCAAGAGCCTCAAGACCCGCGGCGACGCAGGCCGCGCCGAAGCCGTCCCCGACGCGCCGTGCGACGCGCTCGCCGCGGCGGCGCTGCGCTAGCCTCAGCGGACCAGCGGCTCGGCATCGATACTTCGACCCGCCGGCAACCTCGCCGCTTACCCCGCCCCTCAGCTGTCATCCCCGCTAAGGCGGGGACCCATGAACACCGGCTGCTGCAACGATGCCCAACCCTCCGCCCTGCACCCCAAACCCGGTGTTCAGGGGTGACCGCCTGCGCGGGGATGACAATGTTGGTTCCAGCCAGCACAGCTCGCGATGACCCAGCGACGATCGAAACTGTCCTACACGGATCCGATCTGGTACAAGATGGTCAAGCCGCACCAGCTAAACAGGTAATTTCTGAACCGCCGGAAAGTGACGTGCTCGCATTCGGAAAGTCTTCGAGGGTGTAAACTCTGACAACTCTCGTTCATATTGGAGGCGAAACCCGAACCGTCGCTGCGACTTCCCCAGGCGTCGTTTCGCGATCGTTCAACGGAATGGCGGCTCGGCGAACGCGCGCAATTTCCGTGAGTGCAGGCGCGGGCCCTCGGCGCGGAGCAATTTGACCGCCTCGATGCCGATCTGGAGGTGCTCGCTGATCGCGCCCTCGTAGAAGCGGTTGGCCTGGCCGGGCAGCTTGATCTCGCCGTGCAGCGGCTTGTCGGAGACGCACAGGAGCGTGCCGTAGGGGACCCGGAAGCGGTAGCCTTGCGCGGCGATGGTGGCGCTCTCCATGTCGACCGCGACGGCGCGGCTCTGGTTGAAGCGCAGCGCCGAGCGGCTGAAGCGCAGCTCCCAGTTGCGGTCGTCGGTGGTGACCACGGTGCCGGTGCGGAGGCGGGGCTTCAGGGTGTCGCCGTGCGCGCCGGTGACGGCTTCGGCAGCTTCCTGCAGCGCCAGCTGGACCTCGGCGATGGCGGGGACCGGGATCTCCGGGGGCAGCACGTCGTCGAGGACGTGGTCGTCGCGGAGGTAGGCGTGGGCGAGGACATAGTCGCCGATCGCCTGGCTCGGCCGCAGCCCGCCGCAGTGGCCGATCATCAGCCATGCCTCGGGGCGGAGCACGGCGAGGTGGTCGCAGATCGTCTTGGCGTTGGCCGGGCCGACGCCGATGTTGACCAGCGTGATGCCGGCGCGGCCCGGCGCGGTCAGGTGATAGGCGGGCATCTGGTGTCGCCGCCACGCGCCGTCGGCGATGGCGCGGGCGGGGTCGGGGCCGACGCCGTCCGGCTCGCGCCCGATCACCGCGCCGCCGCTGCACGACAGCGTCTCGTAGGGGCTGTCGGTACCGAGCTGCGCGCACCCCCAGCGCACGAACTCGTCGACGTAGCGGTGGTAATTCGTCAGCAGGATGTACTGCTGGAAGTCGCCCGCCGGGGTGCCGCTGTAGTGCTTGAGGCGCGCCAGGCTGAAGTCGGTGCGCGGCGCGTCGAACAGCGCCAGCGGGCGAATCTCGGACAGCGATCCGTCCCACAGCCCGTCGGGCAACTCGTCGCCGATGTGGCTGAGGTCGGTGGTCGGGAAGTGCTGGGCCAGCGTCTGCGCGGCGGCGGCATCGAGGCGCAGGTCGTCGGCCCCGTCGAGGACATAGGGGTAGGGGATCTCGACGTTCGAGCGCCCGACCTCGATCTCGACGTCATAGTCGGCGGACAGCAGGTCGAGCTGGTCGATCAGATAGTCGCGGAACAGCTCTGGGTGGGTGATGGTCGTCGCATACTGGCCGCGCACCGTGAGGCGGGCATAGGCCCGGATCATCCGGGGCGCGCCGCCGCCCGCATAGCTCAGCCGCAATTCGGGGTAGGCGAAGTCGCCGAGCGTGCGCTGGCCGGGGTCTGGCGGGGTGCCGGTCTCGATGTAATTCCGCAGCGCGGTCCGCAGCGCCTCGGTCGCGGCGTGATGGATGGCGGTCAGGCGGTCGACGATCTCAGCGCTTGCGGTCATGCACGCGTATAGCCGCAGTCAGGTGACGCGGCAAAGTCGGCGCGCTAGACAGCTCCTCATGCAATTCGACCTCACCGACGACCAGCGCGAAATCCAGGAGGTGGCGCGGCGCTTCACCGCCGACCGCATCACGCCGTTTGCGGCGCACTGGGACGAGCACCACGTCTTCCCGCGCGAGACCATCCAGGAGGCCGCGGCCCTCGGCTTCGGCGCGATCTACGTGAGCGAGGAGCAGGGCGGCATCGGCCTCGGGCGGATGGAGGCGGCGCTGATCATGGAGGCGATGGCCTATGGCTGCCCGAGCACCTCCGCCTTCATCTCGATCCACAACATGGCGTCGTGGATGATCGACGGCTTCGGCGCCGACGCGGTCAAGGCCAAGTACCTGCCCAGCCTGGTGCCGATGGAGCGCATCGCCAGCTACTGCCTGACCGAGCCCGGCTCCGGCTCGGACGCGGCGGCGCTCAAGACTCGCGCGGTCAAGGACGGCGGCGACTACGTCGTCTCCGGCTCCAAGGCGTTCATCTCGGGCGGCGGCGTCAACGAAGTCTACGTCGTGATGGTCCGCACCGGCGAGCCCGGCCCGCGCGGTATCTCGTGCCTGGTCATCGAGAAGGACATGCCCGGCGTCAGCTTCGGTGCGCCGGAACGCAAGCTCGGCTGGCACTCGCAGCCGACCGCGCAGGTCAATTTCGACGAGGTTCGCGTGCCCGCCGAGAACCTGGTCGGCGTCGAGGGCGAGGGCTTCAAGATCGCGATGGCGGGCCTCGACGGCGGCCGCCTCAATATCGGCGCGTGCTC containing:
- a CDS encoding ATP-binding cassette domain-containing protein, which translates into the protein MTLKVALQGARGAFALDVAFEVPADGVTALVGRSGSGKTSVLRAVAGLDRHRGTVSFNGAVWQDARSFVPPERRHVGFVPQGIGLLPHLSVAANLAYAAKRAPAGPFGRADVVARTGIGALLNRRPITLSGGEAQRASLARALLGQPRLLLLDEPLSGVDTEGRAELLAALEMLLRGLGVPVVMVTHDLAEAERLADRTVQMSLGRVVA
- a CDS encoding AsmA family protein, producing the protein MLVVLAVVVAAFPLGILRGPLARALSASLGRPVVIGGLERVDSFSFEPVVRLTGVRVAQPDWAGRGDMAVVDSVRLRFAALSLLRGKLVPIDLDIDGLKLELVRDGNGRTNWEGDEKAGDDRAASTPPQLRHLRIAGSSLHLADAKRHVVLSASIAADAAHGVVITGSGTLRGQPVQMQVVAGKLDQIDPAAPYPFRVALQSDLVRLDGSGTMDHVLDTGHFTATVRSSGKDLKYLDDVIQAGVPATQDYALVARVRHENPDWIVTGLGGTIGQSDLAGSLTVRKRDGRSVLDGRIASNRFNFDDLSSDEQQARAAAEEKRTGKRILPNTAIHFEKLARTDGVIHFDARKLVMKGKSPFVGLHATLTMDHRLLTVKPVEATLVHGTLGGVLVVDHRSGDPKLTVTLDLNGGRIEDIFTEAKYATAPLDGRIRLHGTGRSVREALGRGDGTIGLVSRGGAMRLSVATLGAGDVVRGARIALSKDRDAMTPIRCVIGRFTARGGQVTAGDLVLDTEVMRAGGSGTVDLGTEGIALTLAGRSKNPDIIQSTVPIHVGGTLALPTFDVVPVDRSPPKKSLLGRIGEVIKSLKTRGDAGRAEAVPDAPCDALAAAALR
- a CDS encoding AMP nucleosidase, with product MTASAEIVDRLTAIHHAATEALRTALRNYIETGTPPDPGQRTLGDFAYPELRLSYAGGGAPRMIRAYARLTVRGQYATTITHPELFRDYLIDQLDLLSADYDVEIEVGRSNVEIPYPYVLDGADDLRLDAAAAQTLAQHFPTTDLSHIGDELPDGLWDGSLSEIRPLALFDAPRTDFSLARLKHYSGTPAGDFQQYILLTNYHRYVDEFVRWGCAQLGTDSPYETLSCSGGAVIGREPDGVGPDPARAIADGAWRRHQMPAYHLTAPGRAGITLVNIGVGPANAKTICDHLAVLRPEAWLMIGHCGGLRPSQAIGDYVLAHAYLRDDHVLDDVLPPEIPVPAIAEVQLALQEAAEAVTGAHGDTLKPRLRTGTVVTTDDRNWELRFSRSALRFNQSRAVAVDMESATIAAQGYRFRVPYGTLLCVSDKPLHGEIKLPGQANRFYEGAISEHLQIGIEAVKLLRAEGPRLHSRKLRAFAEPPFR
- a CDS encoding acyl-CoA dehydrogenase family protein yields the protein MHAYSRSQVTRQSRRARQLLMQFDLTDDQREIQEVARRFTADRITPFAAHWDEHHVFPRETIQEAAALGFGAIYVSEEQGGIGLGRMEAALIMEAMAYGCPSTSAFISIHNMASWMIDGFGADAVKAKYLPSLVPMERIASYCLTEPGSGSDAAALKTRAVKDGGDYVVSGSKAFISGGGVNEVYVVMVRTGEPGPRGISCLVIEKDMPGVSFGAPERKLGWHSQPTAQVNFDEVRVPAENLVGVEGEGFKIAMAGLDGGRLNIGACSLGGGQRCLDEAIAYTRGRTQFGKAIADFQATQFKLADMETDLQAARTLLYAAAARVGEGKPDKTRFAAMAKRLATDTGMTIADHALQLHGGYGYLMDYPVERFYRDLRVHQILEGTNEIMRVIIARELMRETN